In Arachis hypogaea cultivar Tifrunner chromosome 17, arahy.Tifrunner.gnm2.J5K5, whole genome shotgun sequence, a single window of DNA contains:
- the LOC112765068 gene encoding U2 small nuclear ribonucleoprotein B'' 2 isoform X2, protein MLSGDIPPNQTIYIKNLNEKIKKDELKRSLYCLFSQYGRILDVVALKTPKLRGQAWVCFSEVPAASNAVRQMQNFPFYDKPMRIQYAKTKSDCIAKEEGSYVPREKKKKQEEKAERKRRADEAQQSAVPNGTHGASNGGPTPSFRQGPSTQEAVPPNNILFIENLPHETTGRMLEMLFEQYPGFKEVRLIEAKPGIAFVDFDDEVQSSMAMQALNGFKITPQNPMIITFAKK, encoded by the exons ATGCTATCAGGGGACATACCCCCAAACCAGACCATTTACATCAAGAACCTCAACGAGAAGATCAAGAAAGACG AGTTAAAGCGATCATTATATTGCCTGTTCTCTCAATATGGGAGGATCCTGGATGTTGTTGCCCTAAAGACACCTAAGCTTCGAGGACAAGCATGGGTTTGTTTTAGCGAAGTCCCTGCTGCTAGTAATGCGGTCCGACAAATGCAAAACTTCCCATTTTATGACAAACCTATG CGAATTCAATATGCAAAAACAAAGTCAGATTGTATTGCTAAAGAAGAGGGAAGTTATGTtccaagggaaaagaaaaagaaacaagagGAGAAAG CTGAAAGAAAGCGGCGTGCTGACGAAGCACAGCAATCTGCGGTGCCTAATGGAACACATGGTGCAAGTAATGGTGGCCCGACG CCCTCGTTCCGTCAAGGTCCTAGCACCCAAGAAGCTGTGCCTCCTAACAATATTTTGTTCATAGAGAATTTGCCTCATGAAACTACTGGAAGGATGCTGGAGATGCTCTTCGAACAATACCCGGGTTTTAAGGAAGTGCGCTTGATTGAAGCAAAGCCAGGTATTGCATTTGTAGACTTCGACGACGAGGTGCAATCGTCCATGGCCATGCAGGCACTTAACGGCTTCAAAATCACCCCTCAAAATCCCATGATCATAACCTTTGCCAAGAAGTAG
- the LOC112765068 gene encoding U2 small nuclear ribonucleoprotein B'' 2 isoform X1, producing MLSGDIPPNQTIYIKNLNEKIKKDELKRSLYCLFSQYGRILDVVALKTPKLRGQAWVCFSEVPAASNAVRQMQNFPFYDKPMRIQYAKTKSDCIAKEEGSYVPREKKKKQEEKAAERKRRADEAQQSAVPNGTHGASNGGPTPSFRQGPSTQEAVPPNNILFIENLPHETTGRMLEMLFEQYPGFKEVRLIEAKPGIAFVDFDDEVQSSMAMQALNGFKITPQNPMIITFAKK from the exons ATGCTATCAGGGGACATACCCCCAAACCAGACCATTTACATCAAGAACCTCAACGAGAAGATCAAGAAAGACG AGTTAAAGCGATCATTATATTGCCTGTTCTCTCAATATGGGAGGATCCTGGATGTTGTTGCCCTAAAGACACCTAAGCTTCGAGGACAAGCATGGGTTTGTTTTAGCGAAGTCCCTGCTGCTAGTAATGCGGTCCGACAAATGCAAAACTTCCCATTTTATGACAAACCTATG CGAATTCAATATGCAAAAACAAAGTCAGATTGTATTGCTAAAGAAGAGGGAAGTTATGTtccaagggaaaagaaaaagaaacaagagGAGAAAG CAGCTGAAAGAAAGCGGCGTGCTGACGAAGCACAGCAATCTGCGGTGCCTAATGGAACACATGGTGCAAGTAATGGTGGCCCGACG CCCTCGTTCCGTCAAGGTCCTAGCACCCAAGAAGCTGTGCCTCCTAACAATATTTTGTTCATAGAGAATTTGCCTCATGAAACTACTGGAAGGATGCTGGAGATGCTCTTCGAACAATACCCGGGTTTTAAGGAAGTGCGCTTGATTGAAGCAAAGCCAGGTATTGCATTTGTAGACTTCGACGACGAGGTGCAATCGTCCATGGCCATGCAGGCACTTAACGGCTTCAAAATCACCCCTCAAAATCCCATGATCATAACCTTTGCCAAGAAGTAG
- the LOC112765068 gene encoding U2 small nuclear ribonucleoprotein B'' 2 isoform X3, with the protein MQNFPFYDKPMRIQYAKTKSDCIAKEEGSYVPREKKKKQEEKAERKRRADEAQQSAVPNGTHGASNGGPTPSFRQGPSTQEAVPPNNILFIENLPHETTGRMLEMLFEQYPGFKEVRLIEAKPGIAFVDFDDEVQSSMAMQALNGFKITPQNPMIITFAKK; encoded by the exons ATGCAAAACTTCCCATTTTATGACAAACCTATG CGAATTCAATATGCAAAAACAAAGTCAGATTGTATTGCTAAAGAAGAGGGAAGTTATGTtccaagggaaaagaaaaagaaacaagagGAGAAAG CTGAAAGAAAGCGGCGTGCTGACGAAGCACAGCAATCTGCGGTGCCTAATGGAACACATGGTGCAAGTAATGGTGGCCCGACG CCCTCGTTCCGTCAAGGTCCTAGCACCCAAGAAGCTGTGCCTCCTAACAATATTTTGTTCATAGAGAATTTGCCTCATGAAACTACTGGAAGGATGCTGGAGATGCTCTTCGAACAATACCCGGGTTTTAAGGAAGTGCGCTTGATTGAAGCAAAGCCAGGTATTGCATTTGTAGACTTCGACGACGAGGTGCAATCGTCCATGGCCATGCAGGCACTTAACGGCTTCAAAATCACCCCTCAAAATCCCATGATCATAACCTTTGCCAAGAAGTAG